In a genomic window of Streptomyces roseoviridis:
- a CDS encoding TetR family transcriptional regulator, with protein MAAHKPPAPSRPSLRERKKLKTRTAIRKAAYRLAAEQGWEAATVERIAAAAEVSPSTVVRYFPVKEDILLTDEQDELLVDRLRARPAGEDPLDSLRAVVLDAVTSALATEPEETRLRARLMVEIPAVRARLTETTAETGRLLSGAVAERTGRSPDDLEVRVFTAAVLGALREATVHWAEHGRGDDLVALLDRTVDTLKTGLTPRPPRPARP; from the coding sequence ATGGCCGCCCACAAGCCCCCTGCTCCGTCCCGCCCCTCGCTGCGTGAGCGCAAGAAGCTGAAGACCCGCACCGCGATCCGGAAGGCCGCCTACCGGCTCGCGGCCGAGCAGGGCTGGGAAGCCGCCACGGTCGAGCGGATCGCGGCGGCGGCCGAGGTCTCCCCCTCCACCGTCGTCCGCTACTTCCCCGTCAAGGAGGACATCCTCCTCACCGACGAGCAGGACGAGCTGCTGGTCGACCGGCTGCGCGCCCGCCCCGCGGGTGAGGACCCCCTCGACTCGCTGCGGGCCGTCGTCCTCGACGCGGTGACCTCCGCCCTCGCCACGGAGCCGGAGGAGACCCGGCTGCGCGCCCGCCTGATGGTCGAGATCCCCGCCGTCCGCGCCCGGCTCACCGAGACCACCGCCGAGACCGGCCGGCTGCTCTCCGGCGCCGTCGCCGAGCGCACCGGCCGGTCCCCCGACGACCTGGAGGTACGGGTCTTCACCGCCGCCGTCCTCGGCGCGCTGCGCGAGGCGACCGTCCACTGGGCCGAACACGGCCGGGGCGACGACCTCGTCGCCCTGCTCGACCGGACCGTCGACACCCTCAAGACGGGTCTGACGCCCCGCCCGCCGCGCCCAGCGCGCCCCTGA
- a CDS encoding vitamin K epoxide reductase family protein, which translates to MATVNVRGPVPGQRHQRDAGRTGGEGIGAGRAFAWMLVVTGAAGVLAGWVITIDKIKLAEDPGFQPGCSLNPVVSCGNIMKSEQAAVFGFPNPLLGLVTYAAVVAVGAGLLAGARYRGWFWLGLNAGMLFGVGFCTWLMQQSLYEINSLCLWCCLAWCATIVMFWYVTAHNVRSGVLPAPAAVKGFLGDFAFALPVLHIGIIGMLILTRWWEFWTS; encoded by the coding sequence ATGGCGACGGTCAACGTACGGGGCCCGGTGCCCGGTCAGCGGCATCAGCGGGACGCCGGGCGGACGGGCGGCGAGGGCATCGGCGCGGGCCGGGCCTTCGCCTGGATGCTCGTGGTGACGGGCGCGGCCGGCGTGCTGGCCGGCTGGGTCATCACGATCGACAAGATCAAGCTGGCCGAGGACCCGGGGTTCCAGCCGGGCTGCAGCCTGAACCCGGTCGTCTCCTGCGGCAACATCATGAAGAGCGAGCAGGCGGCCGTGTTCGGCTTCCCGAACCCCCTCCTCGGTCTCGTCACGTACGCCGCCGTCGTCGCGGTGGGCGCGGGGCTGCTGGCCGGTGCCCGCTACCGGGGCTGGTTCTGGCTCGGGCTGAACGCCGGGATGCTGTTCGGCGTCGGGTTCTGCACCTGGCTGATGCAGCAGTCGCTGTACGAGATCAACTCGCTGTGCCTGTGGTGCTGTCTGGCCTGGTGCGCCACGATCGTCATGTTCTGGTACGTCACCGCGCACAACGTGCGCAGCGGGGTGCTGCCCGCGCCCGCCGCCGTGAAGGGCTTCCTGGGTGACTTCGCCTTCGCCTTGCCGGTGCTGCACATCGGGATCATCGGCATGCTGATCCTGACCCGCTGGTGGGAGTTCTGGACCAGCTGA
- a CDS encoding tyrosinase family protein → MAYTRKNQRDLTSAERKRFVSAVLELKRTGKYDDFVRTHIDHYVADGEGKLRVAHMCPSFLPWHRKFLLEFERALRMVDPSVTVPYWDWTRDNTPAASLWSEDFLGGNGRRGDLQVMTGPFAYAGGRWPIRHNMTEQRFLSRDFGRPHDPITLPTAEQVEEVLRERVYDTAPWNSTSGSGFRNRLEGWAPGTGNARFRLHNRVHRWVGGLMLGGASVNDPVFWLHHAFVDLLWSRWQARNPGAGYLPKDPPPLGDPQHRKVAALHERMGPWNVTPAELLDHSTIYRYA, encoded by the coding sequence GTGGCGTACACGCGTAAGAACCAGCGCGATCTGACGAGTGCCGAGCGGAAGCGCTTCGTCTCCGCCGTCCTCGAACTCAAGCGGACGGGGAAGTACGACGACTTCGTCCGCACCCACATCGACCACTACGTCGCCGACGGCGAGGGCAAGCTGCGGGTGGCGCACATGTGCCCGAGCTTCCTGCCCTGGCACCGCAAGTTCCTGCTGGAGTTCGAGCGGGCGCTGCGGATGGTCGACCCGTCGGTGACCGTGCCGTACTGGGACTGGACCCGGGACAACACCCCGGCCGCCTCGCTGTGGAGCGAGGACTTCCTCGGCGGCAACGGCCGGCGCGGCGACCTCCAGGTCATGACGGGGCCCTTCGCGTACGCGGGCGGCCGGTGGCCCATCCGCCACAACATGACCGAACAGCGCTTCCTCAGCCGGGACTTCGGCCGCCCGCACGACCCGATCACCCTGCCGACGGCCGAGCAGGTGGAGGAGGTGCTGCGCGAGCGGGTCTACGACACGGCGCCCTGGAACTCGACCAGCGGCTCCGGCTTCCGCAACCGGCTGGAGGGCTGGGCGCCGGGCACGGGCAACGCCCGCTTCCGGCTGCACAACCGGGTGCACCGGTGGGTCGGCGGCCTGATGCTGGGCGGTGCCTCGGTCAACGACCCGGTGTTCTGGCTGCACCACGCCTTCGTCGACCTGCTGTGGTCGCGCTGGCAGGCCCGCAACCCGGGCGCCGGCTATCTGCCGAAGGACCCGCCGCCGCTGGGCGATCCGCAGCACCGCAAGGTGGCGGCGCTGCACGAGCGGATGGGCCCGTGGAACGTGACGCCGGCCGAGCTGCTCGACCACAGCACGATCTACCGCTACGCGTAG
- the trhA gene encoding PAQR family membrane homeostasis protein TrhA, protein MTAATPDLTTAEQRPSLPLPLKPLLRGWLHAGMFPAVVVAGIALVALSDSPRARIACGIYALTACLLFGISALYHRGNWGPRGEAVLRRLDHANIFLIIAGTYTPLTLLLLPDSTGRPLMWAVWAAAAAGIAFRVFWVGAPRWLYTPCYIAMGWAAVFFLPDFMRTGGIAVLVLVIVGGLLYSAGGVIYGIKRPNPSPRWFGFHEVFHSLTLAAFTVHYVGISLVAYQHA, encoded by the coding sequence ATGACTGCAGCCACCCCGGACCTCACCACCGCGGAGCAGCGCCCCTCGCTGCCGCTCCCCCTGAAACCGCTCCTCAGAGGCTGGTTGCACGCCGGAATGTTCCCCGCGGTGGTCGTCGCGGGCATCGCCCTGGTCGCCCTGTCCGACTCGCCGAGGGCCCGGATCGCCTGCGGGATCTACGCCCTCACCGCCTGCCTGCTCTTCGGCATCAGCGCCCTGTACCACCGGGGGAACTGGGGACCGCGCGGCGAGGCCGTGCTGCGGCGGCTCGACCACGCCAACATCTTCCTGATCATCGCGGGCACCTATACCCCGCTGACCCTGCTCCTCCTCCCCGATTCGACCGGCCGGCCGCTCATGTGGGCGGTCTGGGCCGCGGCCGCCGCCGGCATCGCCTTCCGGGTCTTCTGGGTCGGCGCCCCTCGCTGGCTGTACACGCCCTGCTACATCGCGATGGGCTGGGCCGCCGTCTTCTTCCTGCCCGACTTCATGCGGACCGGCGGCATCGCCGTCCTCGTCCTCGTCATCGTCGGCGGGCTGCTCTACAGCGCCGGCGGAGTCATCTACGGCATCAAGCGGCCCAACCCCTCGCCCCGCTGGTTCGGCTTCCACGAGGTCTTCCACTCGCTGACCCTCGCCGCCTTCACCGTCCACTACGTCGGCATCTCCCTGGTCGCCTACCAGCACGCCTGA
- a CDS encoding chaplin: MSRIAKAAAVIAGTGAVALSGAGLAVADSGAQGVAAHSPGVGSGNAVQVPIHVPINLCGNTVNVIGLINPAFGNQCANVDGGADHRDGGYGG, from the coding sequence ATGTCTCGCATCGCGAAGGCTGCCGCTGTCATCGCCGGCACCGGTGCCGTTGCCCTCAGCGGAGCCGGCCTGGCCGTCGCCGACTCGGGCGCCCAGGGCGTCGCCGCCCACTCGCCCGGTGTCGGCTCCGGCAACGCCGTGCAGGTGCCGATCCACGTGCCGATCAACCTCTGCGGCAACACCGTCAACGTCATCGGCCTGATCAACCCGGCCTTCGGCAACCAGTGCGCGAACGTCGACGGCGGCGCCGACCACCGCGACGGCGGCTACGGCGGCTGA
- a CDS encoding DUF5949 family protein yields the protein MTTSNAVAQAHSAHSMGTLTVISWILGPTDDMPATPFLMVYSTGDGLHGAEAGEAELRETLEGMGVPIGGTVVDAGQDRGIGAHLLVEAQRAVLTLPFTNAQCPVSPEWQAAAYENGHVILMVPVVPWPDARPGVPIPEDSLQAFITADETVRNSAHIAVPVSRIQG from the coding sequence ATGACCACTTCCAACGCCGTTGCCCAGGCGCACAGCGCCCATTCCATGGGGACGCTCACCGTCATCTCGTGGATCCTCGGACCCACCGATGACATGCCCGCCACACCCTTTCTGATGGTGTACTCGACCGGGGACGGCCTGCACGGCGCCGAGGCCGGCGAGGCGGAGCTGCGGGAGACCCTGGAGGGCATGGGCGTGCCGATCGGCGGCACCGTCGTCGACGCCGGTCAGGACCGCGGGATCGGCGCGCACCTGCTCGTCGAGGCACAGCGGGCCGTGCTGACGCTGCCGTTCACCAACGCGCAGTGCCCGGTGTCGCCGGAGTGGCAGGCGGCGGCCTACGAGAACGGGCACGTCATCCTGATGGTCCCGGTCGTGCCGTGGCCGGACGCGCGGCCGGGCGTGCCGATTCCCGAGGACAGCCTGCAGGCCTTCATCACCGCCGACGAGACCGTGCGGAACTCGGCCCACATCGCGGTGCCGGTGAGCCGGATCCAGGGCTGA
- a CDS encoding glycoside hydrolase family 26 protein, with amino-acid sequence MRSLLSWPRVALAVLLAAVLVFLLPYERLAPGDRHTGDRAAPPGTEPVPPSAAPGVPAGFFTGSDAAGVRRIAEVEEWLGGQPLMVGHTYLPGDRWSNIEGHPALFEPWARWKERRPGRLFVLNVPLLDRNEEGLTDAEVRAGLARGAAGEFDRHFGTLGARLVEHRLADAVLVLGWEMNGTTYGHRCGPDPERWKAYWRRVVAVLREVPGQRFRFDFTPSRGTDAVAWPRCYPGDDVVDIVGMDAYDQPEGLSFEEQVTEPYGLAFHARFAAAHGKPVSFPEWGLFRNGDNPAYVRGMLDWFARHRPVYQTFTDYCPHGVWACPDNPASGEVVRGALGAAGGASDPS; translated from the coding sequence GTGCGCTCCCTCCTCTCCTGGCCGCGGGTGGCACTGGCCGTGCTGCTCGCGGCCGTCCTCGTGTTCCTGCTGCCGTACGAGCGGCTCGCCCCGGGGGACCGGCACACCGGTGACCGGGCGGCGCCGCCCGGCACGGAGCCGGTGCCGCCGTCGGCCGCCCCGGGTGTGCCCGCGGGCTTCTTCACCGGCTCGGACGCGGCCGGGGTGCGCCGGATCGCCGAGGTGGAGGAGTGGCTGGGCGGGCAGCCGCTCATGGTCGGGCACACCTATCTGCCGGGTGACCGCTGGTCCAACATCGAGGGGCACCCGGCGCTGTTCGAGCCGTGGGCGCGGTGGAAGGAGCGGCGGCCGGGGCGGCTGTTCGTCCTGAACGTGCCGCTGCTCGACCGCAACGAGGAGGGCCTCACCGACGCGGAGGTGCGGGCCGGGCTCGCGCGCGGGGCGGCCGGCGAGTTCGACCGGCACTTCGGGACGCTGGGCGCCCGTCTCGTGGAGCACCGGCTCGCCGACGCGGTCCTGGTCCTCGGCTGGGAGATGAACGGCACCACGTACGGGCACCGCTGCGGCCCGGACCCGGAGCGATGGAAGGCGTACTGGCGGCGGGTGGTGGCCGTGCTGCGGGAGGTGCCGGGGCAGCGCTTCCGCTTCGACTTCACGCCGAGCCGGGGGACGGACGCCGTCGCGTGGCCGCGCTGCTACCCGGGCGACGACGTCGTGGACATCGTCGGCATGGACGCCTATGACCAGCCCGAGGGGCTGTCGTTCGAGGAGCAGGTGACCGAGCCGTACGGGCTCGCCTTCCACGCCCGGTTCGCGGCGGCGCACGGCAAGCCGGTGTCGTTCCCCGAGTGGGGGCTGTTCCGCAACGGGGACAACCCGGCGTACGTACGGGGGATGCTGGACTGGTTCGCGCGGCACCGGCCGGTGTACCAGACCTTCACGGACTACTGCCCGCACGGGGTGTGGGCGTGCCCGGACAATCCGGCCTCGGGCGAGGTGGTCAGGGGCGCGCTGGGCGCGGCGGGCGGGGCGTCAGACCCGTCTTGA
- a CDS encoding tyrosinase family oxidase copper chaperone, which yields MIVPRRVALRSLFALAVTAFTGGALARIAGAPPSGREPDDPSAFDEMYGGRRIQGRTGPSGEPVALVDGRPLHLMRCADGGYVSPLDHYESCPTPLAATRAAVDAAGSAPLSRYAAAHGVRPGGSPRGVHA from the coding sequence ATGATCGTCCCGCGCCGCGTGGCCTTGCGGTCCCTTTTCGCCCTGGCCGTGACCGCCTTCACGGGCGGTGCGCTGGCCCGTATCGCCGGCGCGCCGCCGTCCGGCCGCGAGCCGGATGACCCGTCCGCCTTCGACGAGATGTACGGGGGCCGGCGCATCCAGGGCCGCACGGGGCCGTCCGGCGAGCCGGTGGCCCTCGTCGACGGCCGGCCGCTGCACCTGATGCGCTGCGCCGACGGCGGCTACGTCAGCCCGCTCGACCACTACGAGTCGTGCCCCACGCCGCTGGCGGCCACCCGGGCGGCCGTGGACGCGGCGGGATCCGCCCCGCTGAGCCGCTACGCCGCCGCCCACGGCGTCCGTCCCGGAGGGAGCCCGCGTGGCGTACACGCGTAA